In one Cronobacter dublinensis subsp. dublinensis LMG 23823 genomic region, the following are encoded:
- a CDS encoding YfaZ family outer membrane protein, which translates to MKNTLRLAMAGLLLAATQASAISVNGAVGEHYTNLGAGFGTESSGLQLTGNWAHNDDHGDIVGVGLGFNMPLGPFMVTPGVKAIYLNPNEGDEGYAAAVGGGVRWDIAQRVSLFGDYYYSPDSLSSGVNDYQEASAGARFSLFRPLSVEAGYRYINMTGKDGDRDSKVADGPYLGVSAGF; encoded by the coding sequence ATGAAAAACACACTTCGTTTAGCAATGGCCGGCCTGCTGCTGGCCGCCACGCAGGCCAGCGCTATCAGCGTGAATGGCGCGGTCGGTGAGCATTACACCAATCTGGGCGCCGGTTTTGGCACCGAAAGCAGCGGCCTGCAGCTGACCGGCAACTGGGCACATAACGACGATCACGGCGATATCGTCGGCGTCGGCCTGGGCTTCAACATGCCGCTGGGGCCGTTTATGGTCACGCCGGGCGTGAAGGCGATTTACCTCAACCCGAACGAAGGGGATGAAGGCTACGCGGCGGCGGTTGGCGGCGGCGTGCGCTGGGATATCGCGCAGCGCGTTTCGCTGTTCGGCGACTACTACTACTCGCCGGATTCGCTCTCCAGCGGCGTTAATGATTACCAGGAAGCGAGCGCGGGCGCGCGTTTCTCGCTGTTCCGTCCGCTCAGCGTTGAAGCGGGTTACCGCTACATCAACATGACCGGTAAAGACGGCGATCGCGACAGCAAAGTGGCTGACGGCCCGTACCTCGGCGTGAGCGCAGGCTTCTGA
- a CDS encoding sensor histidine kinase, producing the protein MSWLRPESLLGKLLLFLGLPLLLLWAFSALNSYVSALNAATQAYDRTLLASARIVAERLNVHHGELQAEVPWAVLDSVERNMNDRLFYKVQDTHGRVISGYDDLPAMPRGVARTELYPALAWFYHATYQGQRLRVARLLQPVNEDGINGMAEIYVAETLQSRHLLARQLLISSALTQGGLVLMTLVLAGLLLRRVLKPMRKLSRLMVRRSPGELTPLPDLLPWSETRLLIVAFNRYISRLRALIARQERFSADASHQLKTPLTVLKTQAAVALASDDPAQWRESLQAMSATLDQTITLTERLLQLATLRRAEPGETRALGVVDLVAAARESCFSRLPQARSKPVDLGYEGEEGPVWVAAEPLLLAELCANLLDNALKYTPAGGVVTVRVCVAAGEAMLDVEDSGPGIDAAQRDQALTPFRRLDNAGIHPGAGLGLALVNDIARWHRTRAELLNGDRLGGLLVRVRLPLHSSPPAQSGV; encoded by the coding sequence ATGAGCTGGTTGCGCCCTGAATCCCTGCTCGGCAAATTGCTGCTGTTTCTCGGCCTGCCGCTCCTGCTGCTGTGGGCGTTTTCCGCGTTAAACAGTTATGTCAGCGCGCTGAATGCCGCAACCCAGGCGTATGACCGTACACTGCTGGCCTCGGCGCGTATCGTGGCCGAGCGCCTTAATGTGCATCACGGCGAGTTGCAGGCGGAGGTGCCCTGGGCGGTGCTCGACAGCGTCGAGCGCAACATGAACGACCGTCTCTTCTACAAAGTGCAGGATACCCACGGGCGGGTTATCTCCGGCTATGACGATCTCCCGGCGATGCCGCGCGGCGTGGCGCGCACCGAGCTTTACCCGGCGCTGGCGTGGTTTTATCACGCTACCTATCAGGGCCAGCGGCTGCGCGTGGCGCGGCTGCTGCAGCCGGTTAACGAGGACGGCATCAACGGCATGGCGGAGATTTACGTCGCCGAGACGTTGCAGTCGCGTCATCTGCTGGCGCGCCAGCTGCTCATCTCTTCGGCGCTGACCCAGGGAGGACTGGTACTGATGACGCTGGTGCTCGCCGGGCTGCTGCTGCGCCGGGTTCTTAAGCCGATGCGCAAGCTGTCGCGCCTGATGGTCAGGCGCTCGCCCGGCGAGCTGACGCCGCTGCCGGATCTGCTGCCGTGGTCGGAAACGCGGCTGCTGATTGTCGCTTTTAACCGCTATATCAGCCGTCTGCGCGCGCTGATTGCCCGCCAGGAGCGCTTTAGCGCCGATGCCTCTCATCAGTTAAAAACGCCGCTCACGGTGCTGAAAACCCAGGCGGCGGTGGCGCTGGCAAGCGACGACCCGGCCCAGTGGCGCGAGAGCTTACAGGCCATGAGCGCGACGCTCGATCAGACCATCACCCTGACGGAACGGCTGCTGCAACTGGCAACATTGCGCCGGGCAGAGCCGGGCGAGACGCGCGCGCTCGGCGTGGTGGATCTGGTGGCGGCCGCGCGTGAGAGCTGTTTCTCGCGCCTGCCGCAGGCGCGCAGCAAACCGGTGGATCTCGGTTATGAAGGCGAGGAGGGGCCGGTGTGGGTGGCTGCCGAGCCGCTGTTGCTGGCGGAGCTGTGCGCCAATCTGCTCGATAATGCGCTGAAATATACGCCTGCGGGCGGCGTGGTGACGGTGCGCGTCTGCGTCGCGGCGGGTGAGGCGATGCTTGATGTGGAAGACAGCGGGCCCGGCATCGACGCCGCGCAGCGCGATCAGGCGCTGACGCCGTTTCGCCGTCTCGATAACGCCGGTATACACCCTGGCGCCGGGCTCGGGCTGGCGCTGGTGAATGATATCGCCCGCTGGCATCGCACCCGCGCCGAACTCCTTAACGGCGACAGGCTCGGCGGGCTGCTGGTCCGCGTCCGGCTGCCGCTTCATTCCTCGCCGCCCGCCCAAAGCGGCGTTTAA
- the tctD gene encoding transcriptional regulator TctD: protein MRLLLAEDNRELAHWLEKALTNTGFAVDCVGDGLAADHLLQNESYAVAVLDIEMPRLNGLEVLARLRRRGQAVPVLLLTAHGSVADRVKGLNEGADDYLPKPFELSELEARLRALVRRSEGQVQEAQRLGELIFHDAGYFELQGKPLALTPREHALLTVLMFRRRRPVSRQQLFEQVFSLSDDVSPESIEIYIHRLRKKLLASNVQITTLRGLGYVLECSDELVAP, encoded by the coding sequence ATGCGTCTCTTATTAGCGGAAGATAATCGTGAGCTGGCTCACTGGCTGGAGAAAGCGCTGACGAATACCGGCTTTGCCGTGGATTGTGTCGGCGACGGGCTGGCGGCGGACCATCTGCTGCAAAACGAAAGCTACGCCGTGGCGGTGCTGGATATCGAAATGCCGCGCCTGAACGGGCTGGAGGTGCTGGCGCGCCTGCGCCGTCGCGGCCAGGCGGTACCGGTGCTGCTGCTCACCGCACACGGGAGCGTGGCCGACCGGGTAAAAGGGCTTAACGAGGGCGCGGACGACTACCTGCCGAAGCCCTTTGAGCTGAGCGAGCTGGAGGCGCGGCTGCGCGCGCTGGTGCGGCGCAGCGAAGGGCAGGTGCAGGAGGCGCAGCGCTTAGGCGAGCTGATATTCCACGACGCGGGCTATTTTGAGTTACAGGGCAAGCCGCTGGCACTGACGCCGCGCGAGCATGCGCTGCTCACCGTGCTGATGTTCCGCCGCCGCCGTCCGGTGTCGCGCCAGCAGCTCTTCGAACAGGTGTTCAGCCTGAGCGATGACGTCAGCCCTGAGAGCATCGAGATTTACATTCACCGGCTGCGTAAAAAACTGCTGGCGAGCAACGTCCAAATCACCACGCTGCGCGGCCTGGGCTATGTGCTGGAGTGCAGCGATGAGCTGGTTGCGCCCTGA